One stretch of Schlesneria sp. DSM 10557 DNA includes these proteins:
- a CDS encoding DUF2243 domain-containing protein, with product MKTHRGPLIAAATALGIGLGGFLDGIVFHQILQAHGMLSAKYPQVDPDPLVVIRNLEINMFWDGMFHLFNWVMTCTGLLLLWKASNRADVPWSGYTLAGGLPLGWGMFNLVEGILDHHILHLHHVRETPDHLVYDLAFLGSGVLLVLVGAFLISRDQAKNSRGTALQQDSQSSIVQAENQ from the coding sequence ATGAAAACCCATCGAGGCCCTCTGATCGCTGCGGCAACGGCTCTCGGGATCGGATTGGGTGGATTCCTGGACGGAATTGTGTTCCATCAGATCCTGCAAGCGCATGGGATGTTGTCGGCGAAGTATCCCCAAGTTGATCCCGACCCTTTGGTTGTGATTCGAAATCTGGAAATCAACATGTTCTGGGACGGGATGTTCCATCTGTTTAACTGGGTGATGACTTGCACTGGACTGCTCCTGTTATGGAAGGCCAGTAACAGGGCGGATGTTCCCTGGTCGGGCTACACGCTCGCGGGAGGATTGCCGCTGGGGTGGGGAATGTTCAATCTGGTGGAAGGGATTCTTGACCATCACATTCTGCATCTGCACCACGTCAGGGAAACTCCTGACCATCTTGTCTATGACCTGGCGTTTCTCGGTTCCGGTGTTCTGCTCGTCTTGGTCGGGGCGTTCCTGATCTCGCGAGATCAAGCGAAGAACTCGCGCGGGACCGCATTGCAACAGGACAGCCAGTCTTCGATCGTCCAGGCCGAGAACCAGTAG
- the uvrB gene encoding excinuclease ABC subunit UvrB has protein sequence MPEFQIASPFQPSGDQPAAIESLVRGIREGKKDQVLLGVTGSGKTFTMANVIQQMQRPALILSHNKTLAAQLYGEFREFFPNNAVAYFVSYYDYYQPEAYIPQRDIYIEKDSSINEEIDRLRLLATSALVSRRDVIVVASVSCIYGLGSPKDYLEMMVPLTVGGTIDRDDLLRRLCDIQYSRNDIAPARSNFRVRGDVIEVWPAYEEFAYRIELWGDEVEKLSIINPLTGEEAQRLNDIYIYPAKHYVLPEDRITSATDEIENELNVQLEKFQQEGKLIERQRLNARTRHDLELLREMGFCPGIENYSRALSGRKPGEPPFTLLDFFPDDFLLFVDESHVSIPQIRAMFNGDQARKTTLVEHGFRLPMALDNRPLKFEEWNARRKQTIFVSATPADWEIEQTAGEVVEQVIRPTGLLDPTISIHPARGQVPHLIEQIKARTDKGQRTLVTTLTKRLSEDLTNYLTEEGIKCAWLHSELDAFERVEILRNLREGKYDAVVGVNLLREGIDVPEVSLVAILDADKEGFLRSATSLIQTIGRSARNVNAEVVLYADRVTDSMQEALDETKRRRILQMKYNEEHGITPETIKKAIRRGIEEEIEAKRMAQKVIGVESESQYVTQEYLNELEAEMLAAAESLEFERAAKLRDRIVQLKKQMGKPVPAEDDSASPKKGRGRGRKGSQRKPNPHR, from the coding sequence ATGCCCGAATTTCAAATTGCGAGTCCGTTCCAACCTTCGGGGGACCAGCCCGCCGCCATCGAATCACTCGTCCGAGGCATTCGCGAGGGCAAGAAGGACCAGGTGCTGCTGGGTGTCACCGGTTCGGGCAAGACCTTCACCATGGCGAATGTTATTCAGCAGATGCAGCGACCAGCGCTCATCCTGTCGCACAACAAGACGCTGGCAGCTCAGTTGTACGGCGAATTTCGCGAGTTCTTCCCCAACAACGCCGTGGCCTATTTCGTCAGTTATTATGACTACTACCAGCCAGAAGCTTACATCCCTCAACGAGACATCTACATCGAGAAGGATTCCTCAATCAACGAGGAAATCGATCGTCTGCGATTGCTGGCGACGAGTGCCCTGGTCAGTCGCCGTGACGTGATCGTTGTGGCCAGTGTCAGTTGTATTTATGGATTGGGTTCTCCCAAAGATTACCTCGAAATGATGGTGCCACTGACCGTGGGAGGAACCATCGATCGAGATGACCTGCTGCGGCGACTTTGTGACATCCAGTATTCACGGAACGATATCGCCCCCGCCCGCAGTAATTTCCGTGTCCGGGGGGATGTGATCGAAGTCTGGCCCGCTTATGAAGAATTTGCCTACCGGATCGAACTGTGGGGTGATGAGGTCGAGAAGCTGTCGATCATCAATCCCCTGACCGGGGAAGAAGCCCAGCGACTCAACGACATCTACATTTACCCCGCCAAGCATTATGTCCTTCCCGAAGACAGGATCACTTCCGCGACCGATGAGATCGAGAACGAGCTGAACGTTCAACTCGAAAAGTTCCAGCAGGAAGGGAAGCTGATCGAGCGGCAGCGGCTCAACGCCCGAACGCGACACGACCTGGAACTTTTGCGTGAGATGGGATTCTGTCCGGGGATTGAAAATTACAGCCGTGCTCTGTCCGGTCGAAAACCGGGTGAACCGCCGTTTACGCTGCTCGACTTCTTCCCCGACGATTTTCTGCTGTTCGTCGATGAATCCCATGTCAGCATCCCCCAGATTCGGGCGATGTTTAATGGTGACCAGGCCCGTAAGACGACACTGGTCGAACATGGCTTTCGCCTGCCGATGGCACTGGATAACCGGCCGCTCAAGTTCGAAGAATGGAATGCCCGGCGCAAGCAGACCATCTTCGTGTCCGCCACTCCCGCCGACTGGGAAATTGAGCAGACTGCAGGAGAGGTTGTCGAACAGGTGATCCGTCCCACGGGTCTGCTCGACCCCACCATCTCCATCCACCCTGCCCGAGGCCAGGTGCCCCATCTGATCGAACAGATCAAGGCAAGGACCGATAAAGGTCAACGAACACTGGTCACGACATTGACCAAACGGCTTTCCGAAGACCTGACGAATTACCTCACGGAAGAAGGAATCAAATGCGCCTGGCTGCACTCGGAACTCGATGCCTTCGAACGTGTCGAAATTCTCAGAAACCTGCGTGAAGGAAAGTACGACGCCGTCGTCGGCGTGAACCTGCTCCGCGAAGGGATCGACGTCCCCGAAGTGTCGCTGGTGGCCATCCTCGATGCCGACAAGGAGGGCTTCCTGCGCAGTGCCACAAGCTTGATTCAGACGATTGGACGGTCAGCCCGTAACGTGAATGCGGAAGTTGTGCTTTATGCAGATCGTGTGACCGACAGCATGCAGGAAGCACTCGACGAAACAAAGCGCCGTCGCATCCTTCAGATGAAGTACAATGAAGAGCACGGAATCACACCGGAAACGATCAAGAAAGCCATTCGACGGGGTATTGAAGAAGAAATCGAAGCCAAGCGAATGGCCCAGAAAGTGATCGGCGTCGAAAGCGAAAGCCAATACGTCACGCAGGAGTACCTCAATGAACTTGAGGCCGAGATGCTTGCAGCGGCTGAATCACTGGAATTCGAGCGTGCGGCGAAGCTGCGGGATCGGATTGTGCAACTGAAGAAACAAATGGGCAAGCCCGTCCCCGCGGAAGACGATAGCGCCAGTCCCAAGAAGGGCCGCGGTCGTGGACGCAAAGGGAGTCAACGCAAGCCAAACCCCCATCGATAG